From the genome of Ptychodera flava strain L36383 chromosome 13, AS_Pfla_20210202, whole genome shotgun sequence:
CAGAGGTCAGACAGTAAAAAGTAAATGCGTTTATAGTAATAAAAACTCTTTAGGCAACACGGCGTTCGTGTGTGATGAACCTAAGCACTTATTGTGTATGGATATCCAATCAGTACTGACCAACCTCTCCAAGATAGCCTTGTATGTGAAGCAGACTCTCTCAGATGAAGAAGAGTTTTTGTTCGAAAGGTAAATACAATACTTATATTCAATGATACGTAGTTGTACGCAAAAGTGatagtgaaaaattaaaaaggtcattttattttgggacaattagatatgtTCTATGTAATTTGTAAAGATGAACCATGCATGAAATTGGCATTAATGTTAATTGATATTTAGTAATAGTCCGGGGTCAATTGTCATTCCGTGTGTTTTTAGTGAAGATTTTGCCAACCTAGCTCATTGATTTACTTAATGgccaagtttttcaaaaaaaattgttggcatttttttctgacaactctgaaggtcatttcaaggtcatttccttaaaatcaacaaaaatcgtTTTCTCTTAGCCATGAACAGACTTTATGGCCAGTTTGCAACCATATTAGCTttggaaacatgcattttgatgtgaattatTCCTTACAATCATTAACATTgaggttttttgaaaaaaaaacggttattgtattaaaaatataGAACTACTTTACCTAAGGTCAATTGAAGATTAGTATGAAATTTCTTCTAATTTCCGTAGAAATGCTCCCATATATTAAAACATCACAATGATTATCTTGTAtacaatttcagattcataaaacttaTGCAACATTCTCAGGAAGTCAGATTTCTAACATTtcctgtcaaaggtcaatgactttTAATGCCATAATCTCTAATATGAAGAAAGTTTGTTATAAAAGTTATACGATCACACAGCAACTTCAAAACTTTGATAACTCTGCATGAGTGACTTTCAGAAAACAGAAGATTTTCATGCTTAAGTTGTTAATCATtatcaaaatcatcaacaaaagtGTCAGTTATATAGGAGGTGAACAGTTCGGACAATAATTTTCATCAGCCTCACAGTGACACATTTCCGTACATGTGATGTCATTGCATTCGTCTTGCAAGAgcagatatttgttttgtatatattttgtttacaacAACATCTGATCAAATACACAACACCTTCTGGGAAAGGAGGAAGCATGCTTACTATGGGTATGAATGTGTTTTCCTCCAGCTTCCATTGTTAGTTTGCTGGAGGTGGCAAGTCGGGTTAGGCAATGATATCATTTTCCATATCATTGTTTGATAATGGGCTCTGAGAATTGCTTGGATAAGACTGCCTTTGGTTGGTGTActtcttgaaaatgatattgctTTTCTCAAATATTGGCATCTTTCTTACATTTTCTCTGTACTTTCCTCAGCAACTCCCTGTATTGCTGCATCTTTAGTAGCATTTAGCAAAGCCAATTCTGGTTCACTGTGTCGTGCAGATTTTCCAAATTCCACACTTTCATGTGATCAgttataattttctttaatttcctaTTTCCAATTGATGGGTTCACAATTCCATGTTCCTTACGTATTGCCAAATATGAGTCATGTACTTCACCCAGGTTTAAAACTGAACCTTGAGCTAAAGAACTTTCCAACAAGGAAACAATTGATATCTGCAGCAAGCATGGTGGTATTTATCATTACCGACATTTGCAGATCCAGTCTCACACAATGGGTCtgcatttgtgtttaaatttcgcaatacattttcaatgtttttggtCCAACATCTTTTGTGATTGATATTTAATGTCATGGCTCTAGCATCCTTTGGATCTTTTGCACCACTGAGTCTGACTtttaacaagtctgattttccTTGGTTTACTGCTTTTTGTGGTTTTCCCCAAGCATTGAATGAAGAAACCTCATGGAGAGGACCCAAAGGAATATATATTGTTGACAGACAAAACACATGCTTTTTTCGTGTGTACTAGCTGATGATCTAGTGAAAGCAACTTTAGGTTCAGATGAACCAGCACTTTACATTGTAGATGGGGTAAAGTTGGTGTACAGGGTCGTCCACGAGCTAAACCTATTAATACAGAGCAATCACATTGCTCTAACGCTTTTTCATAGCGCAATTTTGTTCACTGCAGTAGACCTTTGTGGCAAGTATTTGCATAGCATTCCCTATATGCCAACAAGCACCACAATTTCGAAGGGACGAGGAATCATCATCCTTGAGTCTTGAACATATTCTTGGAAAGACATCATGACAAACTTCACCTCTCTGGTGAACAACTCCAGCACTGTGTCATATTCATTGGGATATGTGACACAAGCTCACCACGTGCTTCCTGACATATCAGGCATAACGTCCTCTTCTCGGAGGAATGAAATGCTTTTTTACTGAAAGTTTTGACGAAGTTATTTGCATGTAATGTCAGTTATGTGAaatatgtatatgtgaaatACAACCACTAAATATTAAGATTCGGTGACAAtaaaatatcgagtaaatagCCTTAATAACGGTTTCTGAGAAACTACTAACACCGTGTATGACTAATCTCGTCGTTTTTTAACCCTAAATAATCTACGGACTTCCAGTGTCTCACAATAAAGGTTCAACCCATTGTTAATGAATCATTTTTCGTACTCAGtatcaatattttaacaatGGGTGTCTTGGTTAGTACAACATTGTGCGTACTGGAGTTGATTTTCAAAAGCCACAGGTAATAGCCTATATTTCTAAGCGCAGAGGCTTAGTTTTGATAAATTGCTTTTGAATATAGCCTATTATTAGCAACAAGTCTCTAATCCCTGCAATTGttaggaaaaaatacaaatcgtttTATATGACTTGGAGAGAAATGCGAGGAAAAGGGATGATTTACTGTCACTACAAGCAGAGAGTACACACTGCTAACTGCACAGCAATCCTGTCTACAGTAGTGAAATTTAGCACAGAGGTCTGGAATTTACAACTACCAGAGTTGGTAATACTGCGAATGGCTTACGCCGAGATGCAGGGAAATTTATGATGTAGTTGTCAAGCACAGTGCATGTCAAAACCGATCTGTGTCATTATTTAACACAGTGCATGGAAAAAGATGTACGACTGCAATGTAAGTAAATCcttgtaattgcatataaatttatataaaatggtaaaaaactAAAACAATAAGGTTTTATAAATCTTTTATGAGCTGTGAAGTTCCCTTCCACCACTGAAAGTATTATAAAGTAATCTGGTCAATGAGTATAGCCATTTTGTACACACTACAATGCTTAATCAATGGAATTTGTGGAGTAAcgaatgaccttgaatttgaccttgacaaagtggaaagaaaaaatgccaacaatgtttttttgacTCTCCAGATTTTAaggaacaaaatgatatatgttgacaagagTCTTCACGAAATGCACACGGAAGCCAAAATTATGACAAGTGACCCCGGACTATAAGTCATCTTTACAGTTTGACCTTTTGTTCTCAAAAGGAAACGTCTGTCATATTTTCATTAACCTTTGATATTATCGTATTTCTTCACTCTTTCCCCAAACAGCAATATTGGTTCATTTTTCACCGATGAGATAAAATTATAACAAGTTAACGCAATTTTGAGTTGCTGGAATTCATATTTCATACCTCAATTTATCATCTTTTCACTTTGAGAGCCGGGAGTTAACCGAATTGTTTTCGGGAATCAAGGCAACCAATGAAATGTAGAACGTATGAGCAGACAAATACTTTCCGCACATGATCAATTAATGATGACTCATTCGGTTTTCCCTTTATTAACCTTTATCCTTTTTGCAGGCCTTACCTGATGACTCCATTGGTGGGATCACCATTGAATATAAAAATAACAGGTAATCTAGAATGAATTATTATGGTTCAACTACTCCGCTTCGCTTCATTGGGTAATCTGCAGTGGGTGCCTCATTGCTTATTAAATAATGGATTgaataaaacaatacaaatattcaaatcacaGTCGTGGCGGCATTAGTTGTAGTTGTATTTTCCAAAGAAAAACAATGAACATCAATTTCCATCAATATAAAATATACAACTAACATGTAAAAACAAGACGTGAGGATGAAAATGAACGTTAACTACAAAAAGATTAATAAATTGTGGTAAACGTCTTTTGAATGAGAGAACTTATTAGTATTAATTAAAGTCAATTAACACTATACTTGTAAAACAATATAACCAGTAAATATGTAACTATCATGGAAGTAGTGCTTACAAAAATGCACACTGTAATGATCGGATGTTCCGTCTAAGAGTCAAGGAAATCAAACATTCGGAaacttgtaaaactttgagTCAAATTCGATTTAGAATTGAATCAGATGTAGTATTGTGGTTATGCTGCGAATGGTCTTGTCATTTACCGACAAAATGTTCTATATTGACAAGTGTTTAATTTTTAATATCAGAGATATCCTTTCCAAAAATGTGCCTTACAGATGTTGATTTGCTGTGAGTTGTTTTAGTTGCTATACTCGATAGTTTTACCTTTGTTCTGATATTGCAGTCGGCGAAAGGTAAAGAAACAGGTGTACGCCTACGGTATGCCCGTCATTTTAGGCGATTATTATCTTGACGCTCCGATTAAATAGGAATTCTATTTTACTTCTTGATGTCATATGCTACAAGCCACTACTCATTGGCCTATCACTTTGAACATTTCAGAATCGAAGGTTGGAAACTTGGACTCAAAACTCCCATCAGACGCCCTTCGATCCTGCGGACCAGAACTCTCAATACCAGTATCAGACGGCTTCTGGTATTCCAAAAAGAAATGGTCTTCTCTGGCTTGCAAGGCTCGTCACTGGAATGCTGTTCAAGCCCTTAGATGCCTTACTAAAAAAACGGTGTATTTCTTTGGAGATTCGACGATAGGGCAGCTTTACAAAGCCGTAAACGATGCGTTAAACATTACAAGCAAGAAAACAGGTCGCTATAGCCAATACTCCAACGAGTCAACTCACAATGTTAGCTTGTTCTCATACTTTCACGCCATCACTGTCGGAAGTGGTGTTGTCGACTTTTGGAGTCAAAACTTTGAAAGTGATATAATAGACGATATTGGAGACACCACGTGTGACCTCGTCATCGTTATTAGCCTGAGTTACCATTACTCGTATTGGACAAAGGTGTCCTATGAAGAGAGACTCCTCCGACTGCGACAGTCAATCATTCGTCTAAAAACCCGCTGTCCAGACATAACTGTAATTGTGAAAAGCTCCCATCCAAGAGAACATAAGTTGAAAGAAGCGTACATTTACAACAGTGACTGGATTCTGTTCGACATGAATAACATGATGCGAGATATATTCAAGGGGATGGGCGTTAGCTTCCTCAATGTATTTGATATGTCTTTGGCccatttttcgaaaaacactgTTCACATGCCACAAGACCCAGTCATTCGCCAACAAGCAGACTTGCTATTTTCATACATTTGTCCACAATTTGTCGATTGAATAAGTCTCGCATGAATTGTGTGGTTTAGTACTCGAATGCTTTAGGGCGATCCTCGAAGGCACTTTCCCTTAAAAGACATTCCCAGTTGGCAGCGTCGAGATGTAGATTTTACTAGTGAAGTTAACATGTAAACGATAATAGGTTGCAATGAAAGCATGGCTATCTTGGCGATGATAGGACTTTGactaattttcaaagataaAGATGCTGCTTTTTCTGCATTGACTTTGAAGAAAAAATCAATTCACAATTCAGGAGAAGTATTTATACTGTGCGGCCTACGTAGAAAGATGTTTGACTTGAAATTTGTTAAGTACCATTTAGCTTAATGTATTCTTGCTTCCATGTAGAAAAATAAAGCATTCAAATTTGTCCCACACTTCCTTTTTATGATAAACGTAAACCGAGATATGTACGATTTCAAGTAATAATTAACTAAACCTACACAATGATTCAGAGGTAGAAAGAAGAGAATATGTTTTTCCTTGGCGATTCCCCAAAGAATTATAAATAATTGACAaccttttcaaacaaattttaattaATGCAGTAGAACagagaaataaatgttttttatttcagataATCCCCTCAtcatacatttatatatcacTGAGTTTAGTATTCTTTTGGACACTTCGACATTATCAACGAAATAGATTACAGTCGACCTTAGTTGCTTCTCGATGTATTTATGAATATAATATTAGTTAAGAAAACTGTGAGGCGACCGTGtcatttattgatattattccacAGAAGTAAAGGGTTATGATAAATGTCCAGTGTGATAAATTCGATAGTAAGCTTTTAAAATtggtttttcaatttcatttttttataattcGGTACGACAGAAAAGGTAGCCTGAAGTCGAATAAATTGCTACTTTCTTTTCTGTGATAAATATTTTACCCCTCACGATGTAGTCTGTTAAACACTGGGCCATACTCAAATATACTGTAACCCGTTTCAGGCTCGTAATCAGCAGTTTTGTGCAGCTTGGAAGAGCTCGAGCTTGGAAGAGCTCGAGCATTCATTCGGTGTAACGCTGGCAAGTTTTTGCCTAAATGAGTTCCTGGTTGAAAAAAGTGTGACGGAAGGTTGCCGGAAACTATACATTTAACTAACAGCTCGATGTCCTGAATTATGGTCAAAGTATCAACACAACTACCCTTGGTCGAACATAAACGTAACATATGCGAACTCCCGGAACACAAAtggtaaaatcttaaaagaatTTAGTTCCCCTCACATAAACTTTTTGGATataacatttccagaaaacAGGATGTGTAATGATGCTACTATGCTTTGTCGTTTTGTGACGAAGCCGCTACAAAAACAACTGGTCAATTGACTTCGGAGTTTATTGTTAGACAAGCACAGACTTCTCGTTTGTTCACGGTCTCAGCACAACCTAGCCAGGGTTTACAGTTCGACACTCAGAAATACTAGACAAAGCTGCACAACTCTGCCAAATACGTGAAACGTGATCTCCGTTCTCAAATTCTGAATTGCGTTCGGTAGTAAGGAaattatggaagaccggtcacgacatgcgacatgcgagtttttaaaactgcgatctgcggtaagggttagggttaggggttagggttagggttagggtaggggttagggttagggttagaggttaggttttctctggtaaaaagccttacttcgctctcaaccctggaggttaggccaagggagggaaaaattgtaacggcataacttagggttagttagcgttaggggttagggttagggttagggtaggattagggttagggttaggtcgcagatcacagttaaagacgcaggtcgtatgtcgcaggtcgtgaccggtcttccgtCTGAGTCCTAACGTGGTCGCTATTTCTCTCACGGTGTATTCATTgtagaagtatgcagaaataagctcgtctctacctctgtaattcatcgttaggaggagaacgaaatgacatgtatgcaaacgtcatattagttttgcaactcgcatgtcgcagtttaagaactcccaggtcgcagtttaaaaaaaactcgcatgtcgcatgtcgtgaccggtcttccataggaAATAGCCATGAAATCTACACTTATTTTTCCTGGTGTGAATTTGTTGAGTATCAGATTAATTACATCCAGTACACAACTCTCTAGGAGAGAGTAGTCAAGGTTAACGAAAacgctttttttcaaatttataaagcGTGTCCTGACATGTCAGTCGTACGAAGGAAGCCATTGTTCCTATGGCCTTGAGCGAGACGGAGACATTGCTTCTTAACAAAATGAAGATTGATTTATTCCTGCCACTGTGAACTTTAGCCACTCCGAAGCATTATGCGGCATCCGTGAGAATGACGTTTTTACAACGTCTCATGTGACAACAAAGACTATCTCAGACCCTGTTATACGCATACATGTTGCTTTATTTGGGTTGCAAGTAAACAGGTCGAAAGAAAGATAACAACAACTACTAGTCAGATAAAAATATACAGAACTCCATGGCAAGAGAGAGCGCAATTGCGCCGTATAGATACTGATATTTGTTCATGGGTTTGCGATGTATTCTCCAACAAGAGCCCCATAAGACCCAACTTGAACATTTTAAGACACGACTTTTATTGTTTCgcttgtttgcttgtttgtttgtttgttgagaCAAAGCACCGAAATAATTAGGAGAATTCGGATTCCGCAGAATTTGAATTCTTCAAGTTAGAGCGACCGTCATCGATGTAGGGTTAACTTTAGAGAAATAATTGACAttacactcacagtatcattatAATGTTCTAAGATTGTCAtctatgaaaagtttcatgaaattttgtgaagaatttctcgatatatgtcgacactgtcattactgtctccatagggaaaccattgtataaAAAATGATATGTCAGACAGatatcgctgcgacattagctcacgtgtgtgaatacgtgagctaaaaacgacTGAGACTCAGATTCAGATGCAGATCGTAGAACTTATTAGACCTTAGAATCTTATCCACAGCTCTTCTGCAGATGTCCTTTTTGTGACCATGTTTGTACAGTTCTAtgatgatttttagctcacgtgttcacacacgtgggcttATGTCATAGCgacgtctgtctgtctatccgtgtgtgtgtgtgtgtgtgtgcatctgtctgtcagtctgtttacacgataactcaaaaacgcaagAACAGATTcgagtcagatttggtacacagctaccatatgctacttgcaagaaatgattagattttggttagtatgGCTTGCATagtaatgaagttatgcaatatcatttttttccgtacagTGGTTTTCCTTTGGAGactgtaatgacagtgtagacatatatcaagcaTTACTCATGCCTCGAGatgaatgcaaatcagtgcattgatttgaataggaacatccgggatgttagcgggccggtgaacgatgtactgaccggtttccatggttacccgggccagtgaagcctttcgatgttttcgacgtcaaagtagacgcttaacgctagatgtaaaatatccatgtgcgcactgctattttgattttcgttaaaatctgtttgatgctggtcgataattgtaaaattgttttaaaatgccctggatgtaactaaatgtcatatagcattaactgtgaagaggcatgtaataaaaatattattgcctgaatacatgggtttatgtgccgtcgcagcaggagacaatttgccctcctggcgtcgggaaAATTGTCCCCTGCTCTGGGGcacctaaacccatgtattcaggcaatatataatactgcacaaaatttcatgaaacgttttagagatgacaatctcagaacatcatgatgatactatgagtgtcatgtcaattatctgctcatttgcatatttaatgaacttttgttattagtgacataactctgaaattcctgcaccaaacttgatgatacgtgcaacaaatattgatctgatatatatctaattatgtttagaagcattgggcaatgtcaagttaataaatagctcatttgcatattttatgaagttttgtaattagtcatataactccggaaaaactgcatcaaatgtgatgaaaactgctgcatatactaaTCCGACAGATGTCTGACtgtattgtaaagtatttactagtgtgaagttaattatctgctcatttgcatatttaataaactttgtaattaggtatataactctgaaattacgaaACCAAATttagtgaaacctgctacagatattgatctgataaatatttaattgtgctatgaaacattgaacagtgtcaagttaattaagggctcatttgcacatttaatgaactttgtaattagtgatattacttttaaattacagcattaaatttaatgaaacgtgctacaaatgttgatctggtggatatctaattgtcccatgaagcattgagaagtgtcaagttaacttacagctcatttgcatattaaataaagttttgtcatttctgattaaactctgagagttactgtgcgaagttgataaaacctgctacatatagtgatataacagatatctgattgttctgtgaagcatactactattaatgaatttGTTGTAAAACACTTGAGCACATTCAGCTCATATCTGGTTATACTTATATGAACTGAAACTATAGATGGTCGTACTAACGTGCTGTCATCGACATTTACCTGTGTAAGCCATATACCCCAGTGCACAAGTCACCTGAAGGGTAACCTGGTAGAGAAATAGCGGGTCACTTTACCTCAAGGACTATTCTGACCAAGCCTTTGCACTCTGAACCCGTTTTCATAGGCTCAATCTCTGAAGGATGAGATTGGcctaaattaaaaacaaaccaAACTTTTTCAGATAATAGTACAATTTCATTGTCGGATAAAAAACAATAGTTTTGTCGAATAAAAATGACACATTTGGTGGATAAAAACGCAAATTGATGTGTGATAAAAATACCAATTTTGTTGGATAAAAGCACACGTTTTGTCGAATAAAAAAGTCAAGCGTAGCTGCCAGTGAGAGTCCCTAGCTAGGTTCGAATTATTCACGCAGCGCTGCAATCTCTGTAGGGAGAATGGAAATTAGCTCACACGGGAACATAGAGCAATATGGACTTATACAAATAACATGCCGTCGCCTCCACGTATagggctgcattcacaaatacttaGAGTGGGCCGGAAGACGAGATATGATGGCACACGGGAACATCTTACTGTTGAGTGAGCTTAGCGTAAGTTCCGACATGTCGTGGATGTCCCCTTAAGTTCCTAATTGTTACAGAAGGACAGACTTCTCGTTAGGTCACGGTCCCAACACAAACCTAGCCAGGGTTTACAGCGCGACACACAGAAATACTCGaccgaaatgcaacaatttagCCAGAGACACGAAACATGCTCTCTGTCCTCAAATTCTGAGGAAATAGCCATGAATGCTCTTTCCATAATTATTTTAGTGTGAATTTGTTGAGTAGCAGGTTAAGTACATGCAGTACACAACTCTGTAGGATAGAGTTGTCAAGGTTAACGAAAACgctgttttcaaatttataaacCACGTCCTTACATGTCATTCGTACGAAGGAAGCCATTGTTCTTATGGCCCAGAGCGAGACGAAGACATTGATTTGTAACAAAAGGAAGATTTATTAGTTTCTCGCCATTGTGAACTTTAGCCTCTCCCAAGCATTATACTTTTACAACGTCAAGTGTAACAACAAAAACTATCTCAACCTTGGTTTACGTTTATACTTTGCTTTATTTGGGTCGCATGTAAACAGATCGAAAGAAAGATAACAACAACTACTAGTCAGATAAGAAATGCAGAACCCCATGGCAAGAGAGTATGAAAGCATAAGAGAGACAGTGCAATTGCGCCGTAAGATACTGATATTTGTACCGGGGCTTGCGATGTATTCTCCAACAACAGTATCCCTATATGACCCgaatcaaacattttaaaacacgaTTTTATTGTTTGgcttgtttgcttgttttttttgtttgttgaggCAAAGCACTGAAATATTTAGGAGAATTAGGATTTTGcagaatttaaaatttcatgttAGAGcacgtcccccccccccccccctccccgaaCAGTGGTTAGAGCGACCTCTATCGATGTAGGGTTGACTTTAGAAAAAGTCCGATTAAGAAACAGATTCAGACGCAGATCTTAGAACTCATCAGATCTTAGAACCTTATCCATAGCTCTTCTGAAGacgaacttttgttttgtgatcgTATTTGTACAGTTCTATGATGATTTTTAAACTTGCCTTTTTGAGCAGCGAATATGAACTGAAACTATAGATGGTCATACTAACGTGCTGTCATCGACATTTATCTGTGTAAGCCATACACCTCGATACACCAGTCACTTGAAGGGTAACCTGGTAGGGATATAGCGGGTCATTTTACCTCAGGAACAATATATTCATTTGAATTCTGACCAAGCCTTCGCACCCTTAACCCGTTTTCATAGTCTCAATCTCTAAAGGATGAGTGTGGCCTAAATTAAATACAAACCAAACTTTGTCAGATAACTGTTACAGTACAGCTTTTGTCTGATAAAACAACACTTGTTTTGTCCAATAAAAATTGCTCAATTTGTtggataaaaacaaattttggggcgataaaaatacaaattttgttaGATAAAAGCACACGTTTTGTCGATAAAAAGTCAAGCGTGGCTGCCAGTCAGACTCCCTGGCTAGATCACAGgcacccataaagtattactgagattttcacactgttttctcgatcattttctctcatttcttcatgctctgactgatcggagtaaataaaataaatggtttatataacctaacctagcctctgtgactctttatttattttacactccattacatggacgtatatctctcatacacacatgctgtaattaattagtcaacacaactaattatgctaatccatggacttatcagaggttggtcaacatcggaaagatagtgatgttaatgaaaacgtaaccattcctatctttcgcgatgttgaccaacctgtaaaatccctgataagtccatggattagcataattagttgtgttgactaattaattacagcatgtgtgtatgagagatatacgtccatgTAATGGAGTGAAAactaaataaagagtcacagaggctaggttaggttatgtaaac
Proteins encoded in this window:
- the LOC139147772 gene encoding NXPE family member 3-like; this translates as MKNVKALRTTIMRPWSLIEISRVLILIFGIVLGALIQEMYWHGQYFRLNTAKNVRNENCVVAENNINSEKTELPKLISEPNNLSMDIIIENGTNTRKGKPFTPFLRKLTVTSAAKSRITLQRKGKGKKSPAVFKGEILNVTIQTYDAYGRHRTVGGDFFFAVMLNTKLQKSTPGRIIDHNDGSYTVQFYAGWAGPASIVVTLVHPREAVNWIETVYRPKERCVEWRGTFKNETIAEQSTCYVFRGQTVKSKCVYSNKNSLGNTAFVCDEPKHLLCMDIQSVLTNLSKIALYVKQTLSDEEEFLFERPYLMTPLVGSPLNIKITESKVGNLDSKLPSDALRSCGPELSIPVSDGFWYSKKKWSSLACKARHWNAVQALRCLTKKTVYFFGDSTIGQLYKAVNDALNITSKKTGRYSQYSNESTHNVSLFSYFHAITVGSGVVDFWSQNFESDIIDDIGDTTCDLVIVISLSYHYSYWTKVSYEERLLRLRQSIIRLKTRCPDITVIVKSSHPREHKLKEAYIYNSDWILFDMNNMMRDIFKGMGVSFLNVFDMSLAHFSKNTVHMPQDPVIRQQADLLFSYICPQFVD